In Pseudomonas lalkuanensis, the following are encoded in one genomic region:
- a CDS encoding peptidase M15 produces the protein MKKPATVQALEDLGRVRLSKHFFMRDFLYSEISQIEGIPNIPDYPDRAIEAGRGLCEQLLEPLQERFGRIVIRSAYRAPAVNAKGAENNNQYSCAANEKNYAEHIWDYPDTKGHLGATACIVVPALLPWYEEHKDWTPLAWWIHDNLPYASQFWFPRLAAFNLRWSANPDVLPSISTYVTNPHTGNKKALVKDGLAFMGLEARKSVVEPWLASLTGERPL, from the coding sequence ATGAAGAAACCAGCGACGGTACAGGCGCTCGAGGACCTGGGTCGCGTCCGGCTATCCAAGCACTTTTTCATGCGTGATTTCCTCTACTCGGAAATCAGCCAGATCGAGGGCATCCCCAATATTCCGGATTATCCGGATCGCGCCATCGAGGCCGGGCGAGGGCTTTGCGAGCAGTTGCTAGAGCCTCTGCAGGAGCGCTTTGGCCGGATCGTGATTCGCTCGGCTTACCGGGCGCCAGCAGTTAATGCCAAGGGCGCCGAGAACAACAACCAGTACAGCTGTGCTGCTAATGAAAAAAATTACGCGGAGCACATTTGGGATTATCCGGACACCAAAGGGCATCTGGGGGCTACTGCCTGCATCGTGGTACCTGCATTGCTTCCCTGGTATGAGGAGCACAAGGATTGGACGCCGCTGGCCTGGTGGATTCACGACAACCTGCCGTATGCCAGCCAGTTCTGGTTTCCCAGGCTGGCTGCATTCAACCTAAGGTGGAGTGCAAATCCTGACGTACTTCCTAGTATCAGCACCTACGTTACAAATCCGCATACGGGAAACAAGAAGGCGCTGGTGAAGGATGGATTGGCATTTATGGGCCTTGAAGCTAGGAAGTCCGTTGTAGAGCCTTGGCTGGCCAGCTTGACTGGTGAAAGACCACTGTAG
- a CDS encoding DUF7281 domain-containing protein, with product MLTNKRHLTAIMNAVRRNQDKITLTDTWRQIHQLYGVGTKLGTSALLLTAADHQTLLALVRKDMSLDPLKHSTAALEGDRLALAAISRNEKVSGRTVGEGLVLVAHPSGRVLLPSGDYQHPRGGTLNVQAIDLHGLEKVLLVENLSVMHAAHRYQLPTELQDVPMLFRGDRQWSPRAVSAAREGISDLISFPDYDPQGLMNSLTAGASAVVVPAPATIAHILEARLNKPADFDRQSAAVEWLERGGGAIAADMLCRRLAISQESMAGQVLELIALR from the coding sequence ATGCTGACCAATAAGCGCCACCTGACGGCGATCATGAATGCGGTGCGGCGCAACCAGGACAAAATCACCCTTACGGATACCTGGCGGCAGATCCACCAGCTTTACGGCGTAGGGACGAAGCTCGGTACATCCGCGTTGCTGCTGACTGCTGCGGATCACCAGACACTTCTTGCGCTGGTGAGAAAGGACATGTCTCTGGATCCGCTGAAGCACAGCACGGCAGCGCTCGAGGGGGACAGGCTGGCTCTGGCTGCGATCTCCAGAAACGAAAAGGTCAGTGGCCGGACGGTAGGCGAGGGGCTGGTGCTGGTCGCTCATCCATCGGGCAGGGTTCTACTGCCATCAGGTGACTACCAGCATCCCCGCGGCGGCACGCTGAACGTCCAGGCTATCGACCTGCATGGGCTAGAGAAGGTGCTGTTGGTAGAGAACCTGAGCGTTATGCACGCGGCCCACCGTTACCAACTGCCGACAGAGCTCCAAGACGTACCTATGTTGTTTCGGGGCGATCGACAGTGGTCGCCGAGGGCTGTTTCTGCTGCGAGGGAAGGGATTTCCGACTTAATAAGCTTTCCAGACTACGACCCGCAGGGCCTGATGAACTCGCTGACTGCTGGCGCTTCGGCGGTGGTGGTGCCAGCGCCGGCGACGATCGCACACATTCTTGAGGCACGCCTCAACAAGCCTGCAGATTTCGATAGGCAGTCTGCCGCGGTGGAGTGGCTAGAAAGGGGAGGGGGAGCCATCGCGGCTGATATGCTCTGCCGTCGTCTGGCGATCTCTCAGGAATCGATGGCAGGCCAGGTTCTGGAACTCATTGCGCTGAGATGA
- a CDS encoding helix-turn-helix transcriptional regulator, which produces MKRKQSIESVRWDLALRYRLIETVAWWEGRLTTNHLMQSFGISRQQASKDINTYISEHAPKNLEYDKHLKGYVPSRRFQPLFIDDSASAYLHLLNQNHERAPHIEGLALAYAHTEVLGVPDRSVRPEVLRPLLKACREGRRLECEYVSFTTPDGETRLIAPHTLVYTGMRWHVRAYCEKNRDFRDFVLSRFRGIPELMDDHSEYDREQDAGWVSQVPVLIEPDSRLKPEQRAIIEADYGMLDGRLIIETRGALVQYVLQRYQIDPTKVHAKATAQQIVVTNLEELQPWLYH; this is translated from the coding sequence ATGAAACGCAAGCAATCAATCGAGTCTGTGCGCTGGGACCTGGCCCTGCGCTATCGCCTGATCGAGACGGTGGCCTGGTGGGAAGGCCGCCTGACGACCAATCACCTGATGCAGAGCTTTGGCATCAGCCGCCAGCAGGCGTCGAAGGACATCAACACCTACATCAGCGAGCACGCGCCGAAGAACCTGGAATATGACAAGCATTTGAAGGGGTACGTACCGAGCCGCCGCTTCCAACCGCTGTTCATCGACGACAGTGCGAGTGCCTACCTGCACCTGCTCAACCAGAACCATGAGCGCGCTCCGCATATCGAGGGCTTGGCGCTAGCCTATGCGCATACCGAGGTACTGGGCGTTCCAGATCGGTCAGTGCGCCCGGAAGTGCTGCGCCCGCTGCTCAAAGCTTGCCGTGAAGGGCGACGCCTGGAGTGCGAGTACGTTTCCTTCACCACTCCGGACGGTGAAACCCGGCTGATCGCGCCGCATACCCTGGTTTACACAGGCATGCGCTGGCATGTGCGGGCCTATTGCGAGAAAAATCGAGATTTTCGTGATTTCGTTCTGAGTCGCTTCCGAGGCATACCGGAGCTAATGGACGACCACTCCGAATATGACCGGGAGCAGGACGCAGGATGGGTCTCCCAGGTGCCGGTACTCATCGAACCCGACTCGCGCCTAAAGCCAGAACAGCGCGCCATCATCGAAGCGGACTACGGCATGCTGGATGGCCGGCTGATCATCGAGACTCGTGGCGCCCTGGTGCAGTACGTGCTGCAGCGCTACCAGATCGACCCGACCAAAGTACATGCCAAGGCCACAGCGCAGCAGATTGTCGTCACCAATTTGGAGGAGTTGCAGCCTTGGCTTTACCACTAG
- a CDS encoding NERD domain-containing protein has translation MLDADKRCQEYYQAQFARYLQLHAPGVALNECLHDFLDQRPSGKYTTRNRAVGLAAAQFWWEPSNVEGAESASLTLARVLNFDDAVSFELLDHLAAYHPHMLRWAIRYSKLFTRTDSSSWRYLRETLHGNEWSDFFGVCDRLLEQLKPFDKAIELAEGQLSSLSLLELLSYLSVLAYSCLGEGDGDPAGRDWAVYERIILRKLVVCTERDFRVTEEALARSLKRHLSPILFPQSGPVAECAASLEAVALLVAAVRERIDYEGSIDWFCFDTECDYQLKPGKPVIFNRTDEGTLRWRRTERKSQLLWHYWMHRAVELIAAASMAGQIIGSPENHEANRLAYIKAIRSQLYLQVVFGLGERVRLTDGTEVMLYHAMLASELTQAFFEQEFLQPYQRYLDESGVPAVALGRLAFEGLLQGENRFPMTWSELPDKIRRIRGWTVSDEHPAGDPEAARAILQFWTSDLLALSTQIRQTPNMPAPRLYERPYYKIGRYSFQFPWVAGRQNSLTAAANNLRRVEPRRPELRSETERVEHGLAESLRQRGFRVVVGYQPPLDGERDAGEVDLLCHLNGAVLLLEVKSGFIRSTQHEVWLHRTNTLRKAARQLKRKHPVVLRALLIDQGLRAQLGMSELDPIPVPHAWVVDTSIECDGEVVDGFRVVSREVIEVALRDETHNLQRLDQEEKAEVASLYPNGFSAHDFVRVIESDAVWRGLL, from the coding sequence GTGCTCGATGCCGACAAACGATGTCAGGAATATTACCAGGCTCAGTTCGCCCGGTATTTGCAGCTTCATGCCCCTGGCGTAGCGCTCAATGAGTGTCTGCATGATTTTCTTGATCAGCGACCAAGTGGCAAATACACCACGCGTAATCGCGCTGTAGGACTTGCTGCTGCTCAATTTTGGTGGGAGCCAAGCAATGTCGAAGGGGCCGAATCTGCCAGTCTGACTTTAGCTCGTGTCCTGAATTTCGATGATGCGGTCAGCTTCGAGCTGCTGGATCACTTGGCTGCCTATCATCCGCATATGCTGCGCTGGGCAATTCGCTACTCCAAGCTTTTTACGCGCACCGATTCGTCGTCTTGGAGGTATCTGAGGGAAACGCTCCATGGCAATGAGTGGAGCGATTTTTTCGGCGTGTGTGACCGTCTTCTCGAGCAACTTAAACCGTTCGATAAGGCTATTGAGCTTGCCGAAGGCCAGTTGAGCTCGCTTTCATTGCTTGAGCTTTTGTCCTACCTCAGTGTGCTGGCCTATAGCTGTTTGGGCGAGGGCGACGGTGATCCCGCTGGTAGGGATTGGGCCGTTTATGAGCGGATCATTCTGCGCAAATTGGTGGTCTGCACAGAACGCGACTTTCGGGTGACTGAAGAGGCGCTTGCTCGCTCCCTTAAAAGGCATCTGTCCCCCATCCTTTTCCCGCAGTCTGGTCCGGTGGCGGAATGTGCTGCCAGCCTGGAGGCTGTCGCCCTACTGGTCGCCGCCGTGCGCGAGCGTATCGATTACGAAGGTTCTATCGACTGGTTCTGCTTCGATACCGAGTGCGATTACCAGCTCAAGCCTGGGAAACCCGTCATTTTTAATAGAACCGATGAGGGCACTTTGCGTTGGCGGCGTACCGAGCGCAAAAGCCAGTTGCTCTGGCACTACTGGATGCACCGTGCGGTTGAATTGATTGCTGCTGCGAGCATGGCAGGGCAAATCATCGGCAGTCCGGAGAATCACGAAGCTAATCGGCTTGCCTATATCAAGGCCATTCGCAGTCAGTTGTATCTGCAAGTGGTATTCGGACTGGGGGAGCGTGTCAGGCTCACCGACGGAACCGAAGTCATGCTGTACCACGCCATGCTCGCCAGTGAACTGACCCAGGCTTTTTTCGAACAGGAATTTCTACAGCCTTACCAGCGATATTTGGACGAGTCCGGTGTGCCGGCAGTGGCGCTTGGGCGGCTAGCCTTTGAGGGGCTTTTGCAGGGCGAAAATCGCTTTCCCATGACCTGGTCTGAACTGCCAGACAAAATTCGGCGTATTCGCGGGTGGACGGTCAGTGATGAGCACCCCGCGGGCGATCCTGAGGCAGCTAGGGCGATTTTGCAGTTCTGGACCAGTGATCTGCTGGCGCTGTCCACGCAGATCCGCCAGACGCCCAACATGCCAGCGCCGCGCTTGTACGAGCGGCCGTATTACAAGATTGGCCGCTACAGTTTTCAGTTCCCCTGGGTTGCCGGTCGACAGAATAGCCTGACTGCTGCGGCAAACAATCTGCGTCGCGTCGAACCGCGCCGGCCCGAACTGCGCAGTGAAACGGAGCGGGTCGAACACGGGCTCGCGGAGTCGCTTAGACAGAGAGGATTCCGTGTCGTCGTAGGCTACCAGCCACCGTTGGATGGCGAGCGTGATGCCGGTGAGGTGGACTTGCTCTGTCACTTGAATGGGGCGGTATTGCTGTTAGAGGTCAAGTCGGGGTTTATCCGTTCAACACAACATGAAGTCTGGCTGCATCGGACGAATACCTTGCGCAAGGCCGCCAGGCAGTTGAAGCGCAAACACCCGGTTGTGCTCCGGGCCCTGCTGATTGATCAAGGATTGCGTGCCCAGTTGGGGATGAGCGAACTCGATCCGATACCAGTCCCACATGCTTGGGTTGTCGATACTTCAATTGAGTGTGATGGAGAAGTCGTCGATGGCTTTCGCGTCGTCTCGCGCGAAGTCATTGAGGTCGCCCTGCGCGATGAAACGCACAACCTGCAGCGGCTCGACCAAGAGGAGAAGGCAGAGGTAGCGTCGCTTTATCCAAATGGATTCAGTGCACACGACTTTGTTCGAGTGATTGAGTCCGATGCGGTCTGGCGTGGTCTGCTTTAG
- a CDS encoding ATP-binding protein yields MSQLLKIVLIDSLCAGAKAEIAISGNTSVNGTNGIGKSSFLKLIPVFYGAAPGQLVKAGSNRESFANWYLPNASSYIIFEYTNSMNAPRCAIMHRSGDTYAYRLVAHAWEPDLLYRDYEAGELVRAGELIRHLAVKGIDCSPELQPIHYRHIIQFNSGYSHMEKLTDPQKRKLVLALRPSFSLAPKRTDFNGIDNVALALLASAGTFDTMKTTMAEILEQDNSDLGRTLETLNAAPFNKVLENRAGYLLMDELRPKVQSLSQLRIDHQAITRQLGIQKARANHIVARLGEREAARMEALSGLNARETRINEDAYARRQELAVKRGHLQANFTEAADSVSKIESAKEKSEQAGMADLLARADNIGEVIAQRDLKQDHLTKLNAKGLDIRQVYDVRAQKAKDSASAQREEVHSRHNLALEAIQERQDELEDDLRRRKEETEREQRAELEEHEQQRNLLATAAARASVELDHLKKTKVLPSSQNALDAAQHAIDEQAALLAAFQAELAVARGEEKSLQDEQSRLVSAFQGLDKQRSETAKLRDALKEQLNAGAETMLGYLRKNHPSWKDNIARLVPVEILLRTDLNPAMLESPQQSLYGLELALQGLSVPTFASDEALEQEIASLTLRLESIQAEFESLDKQNRVLEDRFRKHAARLSKCQNDESQAAIELASRREQRKALYERAQDEHSAYVEEQSARSAEAQRALAEKDGSIAQLKSVHGRHLLELTTNEKTARDDLAEERARLTEGHKAALQRITEGLNAELQTIENDKSVKLRSEGIDDRENRRLEREINQLDSQIKEITDQRSIIESYRHWVENVLPQLPIRVAEMSDLEGQVARVDRQIADYNEEVKARLREIIDQRKALTLEGQQDEAQARLLNGVLNRLTQVDAVDPGTLLDGFAAQDIDEDVTRLTRQRGVLQKSASEAYRQILSQFRTRQLLHTPQGAAIEQIASQASNAAAEPDLAWLEAAPSLQEYIDVSHPDQKTKLIMQAKNLSDELCDRRTKLLELHRSIQQLGRDATQKAREVLGAFAQIKQFEFRVTSRIQEMSFWSDLSIYDQHYRRWQAMGDGVMPTENFVEALENVARQINEGKFTSDLEQCFDVSVSCNDQGRTKIATNNSELIELSSTGLTKIIVAMIYVSLFELLRKDADFLMSIPIDEALELSPENYVALVNYFNQRGISMLACFPGGAPELLRQFTNRYFLERQADTGTIVVKEYGLDVHEGLDELNEALAAEDEVYLT; encoded by the coding sequence ATGTCTCAGTTGCTCAAGATCGTTCTTATCGACTCCCTGTGCGCAGGGGCCAAAGCTGAGATTGCGATCAGCGGGAACACCAGTGTCAACGGCACAAATGGCATCGGTAAGTCGTCGTTTCTGAAGCTCATACCTGTTTTCTATGGGGCTGCTCCTGGACAGTTGGTCAAAGCGGGGAGTAACCGGGAAAGCTTCGCTAACTGGTACCTGCCCAACGCCTCCAGCTACATCATCTTCGAGTACACCAACTCAATGAATGCGCCGCGGTGCGCGATCATGCACCGCAGTGGTGACACCTACGCTTACCGCCTGGTGGCTCACGCCTGGGAGCCAGATCTGCTTTACCGGGACTATGAGGCCGGCGAGCTGGTCAGGGCAGGGGAACTGATACGCCATCTGGCAGTGAAAGGTATCGACTGCAGTCCTGAGCTTCAGCCCATTCACTACCGGCACATCATCCAGTTCAACAGCGGCTACTCCCACATGGAGAAGCTGACGGATCCCCAGAAGCGAAAGCTGGTTCTGGCCCTCCGTCCCTCGTTCTCGCTGGCGCCAAAGCGGACTGACTTCAACGGTATCGACAACGTGGCGCTCGCGCTCCTGGCCAGCGCCGGTACGTTCGACACCATGAAGACCACTATGGCCGAGATCCTCGAACAGGATAACTCCGACCTCGGCCGCACCCTTGAAACCCTGAACGCCGCTCCGTTCAACAAGGTGCTGGAGAACCGGGCCGGTTATCTGCTCATGGACGAGTTGAGACCTAAGGTGCAATCACTGTCCCAGCTTCGGATTGACCATCAGGCGATCACGCGCCAGCTCGGTATCCAGAAGGCCCGTGCAAACCACATCGTGGCGCGGCTGGGTGAGCGCGAAGCTGCGCGGATGGAAGCCCTGAGCGGGCTCAATGCGCGTGAGACGCGCATAAACGAAGACGCCTACGCTCGGCGCCAGGAGCTGGCAGTAAAACGCGGCCACCTACAGGCAAACTTCACTGAGGCCGCGGACTCGGTAAGTAAAATTGAGTCGGCCAAGGAGAAGTCCGAACAGGCGGGAATGGCAGACCTGCTGGCGAGAGCGGACAACATCGGCGAGGTGATCGCTCAGCGCGATCTGAAGCAGGATCACCTGACCAAGCTCAACGCTAAGGGCCTAGACATACGACAGGTCTACGACGTGCGGGCTCAGAAAGCCAAGGACTCTGCGTCAGCGCAGCGAGAGGAAGTTCACTCACGTCACAATCTTGCGCTGGAGGCTATCCAGGAACGCCAGGATGAGCTTGAGGACGATTTACGCCGTCGTAAGGAAGAGACCGAAAGGGAACAGCGCGCTGAACTCGAGGAGCATGAGCAGCAACGCAATTTGCTGGCCACTGCCGCTGCTCGCGCCTCCGTCGAGCTTGATCACCTGAAGAAAACGAAGGTTCTTCCTAGCTCCCAAAATGCCCTTGACGCAGCTCAGCACGCGATTGATGAGCAAGCTGCTCTGCTGGCCGCTTTCCAGGCCGAATTAGCAGTTGCCCGCGGAGAGGAAAAGAGCCTGCAGGATGAGCAATCCAGGCTGGTGTCTGCGTTCCAGGGGCTTGATAAGCAGCGTAGCGAAACAGCGAAGCTGCGCGACGCGCTGAAGGAGCAACTGAACGCTGGTGCAGAGACGATGCTTGGGTACCTGCGAAAGAATCACCCAAGCTGGAAAGACAATATCGCTAGGCTGGTTCCGGTAGAGATCCTCCTGCGAACCGATCTGAACCCTGCAATGCTGGAGTCCCCCCAGCAATCTCTCTATGGACTTGAGCTGGCGCTTCAAGGGCTATCAGTCCCAACGTTCGCCAGCGATGAAGCGCTTGAGCAAGAAATTGCGTCGCTGACGCTCCGTCTTGAGAGTATCCAGGCCGAGTTCGAGAGCCTGGATAAGCAGAATCGTGTTCTAGAAGATCGTTTCCGTAAGCATGCTGCTCGGTTGAGCAAGTGCCAGAACGATGAGAGTCAGGCCGCTATTGAACTCGCATCGCGGCGTGAGCAACGCAAGGCCTTGTACGAACGAGCGCAGGATGAACACAGCGCCTACGTCGAAGAGCAGAGTGCACGCTCTGCTGAAGCGCAGCGGGCTTTGGCCGAGAAAGACGGAAGTATCGCGCAACTGAAGTCTGTTCACGGACGACACTTGCTGGAGCTGACCACGAATGAAAAGACTGCACGTGACGACCTGGCTGAAGAGCGTGCGCGACTGACCGAGGGGCACAAGGCTGCATTGCAGCGAATCACCGAAGGGCTGAACGCAGAGCTTCAGACCATCGAGAACGACAAGTCGGTCAAGCTCCGCAGTGAAGGCATTGATGACAGAGAAAATCGCCGGCTCGAGCGAGAGATAAACCAGCTTGACTCACAAATTAAGGAGATCACTGATCAGCGATCGATTATCGAGAGCTACCGCCACTGGGTGGAGAACGTGCTACCGCAGCTCCCGATACGAGTCGCCGAGATGTCTGACCTGGAAGGTCAGGTCGCCAGGGTAGACAGGCAGATCGCTGACTACAACGAAGAGGTCAAAGCCCGGCTGAGAGAGATTATCGACCAGCGCAAGGCACTAACGCTGGAAGGGCAGCAGGATGAGGCCCAGGCCAGGTTGCTCAACGGTGTACTCAACCGCCTTACTCAAGTCGACGCTGTTGATCCCGGCACCTTGTTAGACGGATTTGCAGCGCAGGACATCGACGAGGATGTGACCAGGTTGACGCGCCAGCGTGGAGTGCTCCAGAAGTCCGCCTCTGAAGCCTATCGCCAGATCCTGTCCCAGTTCAGGACACGGCAGCTCCTGCACACGCCGCAAGGCGCTGCTATCGAACAGATCGCTAGCCAGGCCAGCAATGCGGCAGCAGAGCCTGACCTAGCCTGGCTGGAGGCGGCGCCAAGCCTGCAGGAATACATCGACGTTTCGCATCCTGACCAGAAGACGAAACTGATCATGCAGGCGAAGAACCTTTCTGATGAGCTGTGCGATCGCCGCACCAAGCTGCTGGAGTTGCATCGGAGTATCCAGCAACTCGGCCGCGACGCGACGCAGAAGGCTCGGGAGGTGCTTGGCGCATTTGCCCAGATCAAACAGTTCGAGTTCAGGGTTACATCCCGCATTCAGGAAATGTCCTTCTGGTCTGATCTATCCATCTACGATCAGCACTATCGCCGCTGGCAGGCGATGGGCGATGGCGTCATGCCTACCGAAAATTTCGTCGAGGCCCTGGAGAACGTGGCCAGGCAGATCAATGAGGGCAAGTTCACCTCTGACCTGGAGCAGTGCTTTGACGTGAGTGTGTCGTGCAACGACCAGGGCCGGACGAAGATTGCCACCAACAACTCAGAGCTGATTGAGCTCAGCAGCACCGGCTTGACCAAGATTATCGTGGCAATGATTTACGTCTCCCTGTTCGAGCTACTGCGCAAGGACGCTGATTTCCTCATGTCGATCCCCATTGATGAGGCCCTGGAGCTATCGCCGGAGAACTACGTGGCCTTGGTCAACTACTTCAACCAGAGGGGAATTTCGATGCTGGCATGCTTCCCTGGTGGTGCGCCGGAGTTGCTTCGGCAGTTCACCAACCGCTACTTCCTGGAGAGGCAGGCTGATACCGGCACGATCGTCGTCAAGGAATACGGACTGGACGTTCATGAGGGGCTGGATGAACTGAACGAGGCCTTGGCCGCTGAGGATGAGGTGTACCTAACGTGA
- a CDS encoding DUF262 domain-containing protein — protein MNESIVQLSIRALLDGRARYVIPMYQRNYAWEEGEISQLIQDVVDTMHHNGASRDYYIGSLVVFRRGKGEDTIFETIDGQQRLTTLSLLAVYLKKLQPEAFTWLSRPTVEFECRPHSGKTFAAIAAATHADDPVERLAPVDMNAEILNGYRLVQKLLPVKLRENGLALDSFLNYLLTHVQIMRVEVPADTDLNHYFEIMNNRGEQLEKHEVLKARLLKALESLPDAKACQSCLHQVWEACANMEKYVQMGFPPVQRDRLFGHHDWSALRVANFDELKVLLQDADKTGEPGIRRRLSEILAEPPEVTNQATRAGDEETPERFNSVITFPHFLLHVLRVETGKKIPLDDKRLLSTFEEFVFRSDDPAGHIKRFVYSLLRCKYLYDHYIIKREFLRGTDGWSLKRLTCNTSDGKTRRSQYVNTFGAEEGDDLINRRILMLLSAFHVSTPTLVYKHWLSAALHYLFMAERIEVGAYLSHLESVARAFVFDRFLAEQPAEYDDMIFQRGGRCQARPASISSEGIRCRLSFGSIENNLVFNYLDYLLWNKRKGEDPQVRDFEFTFRSSVEHHYPRNPLTGLARLEGTVLDSFGNLCLISHSKNSRLSNFTPEGKKEFYAANAPDSIKQYLMMKHVSWNVDTIREHGDAMIDVLMSDLASCDQN, from the coding sequence ATGAATGAATCAATCGTCCAACTTTCTATCCGTGCACTACTGGACGGCCGCGCGCGCTATGTCATTCCCATGTATCAGCGCAACTATGCCTGGGAAGAAGGTGAGATATCGCAGCTCATCCAGGATGTCGTCGATACCATGCACCATAACGGTGCCAGCCGCGATTACTACATAGGCTCTCTGGTGGTCTTCAGGCGCGGCAAAGGCGAGGATACGATCTTCGAAACTATCGACGGCCAGCAGCGGCTGACAACCTTGTCGCTGCTTGCGGTTTACTTGAAGAAGCTGCAGCCGGAAGCCTTCACGTGGCTCAGTCGGCCGACCGTCGAGTTCGAGTGCCGCCCCCACTCCGGCAAGACTTTCGCCGCAATCGCAGCGGCAACACATGCGGACGATCCAGTCGAGCGGCTGGCGCCCGTGGACATGAACGCCGAAATCCTCAACGGCTACCGTCTGGTCCAGAAGCTTCTGCCTGTAAAGCTGCGGGAAAATGGTCTGGCGCTCGACAGTTTTCTTAACTATCTGTTGACCCACGTGCAGATCATGCGCGTGGAGGTTCCGGCCGATACCGATCTCAATCATTACTTCGAGATCATGAACAACCGGGGTGAGCAGCTCGAAAAGCATGAAGTGCTCAAGGCACGATTGTTGAAGGCGCTGGAGAGTCTCCCTGACGCAAAGGCCTGTCAGTCCTGCCTGCATCAGGTGTGGGAAGCCTGCGCAAATATGGAGAAGTATGTGCAGATGGGCTTTCCCCCCGTGCAGCGCGATCGCCTGTTCGGTCATCACGACTGGAGCGCACTACGGGTCGCCAACTTCGATGAGTTGAAGGTGCTGTTGCAGGATGCGGACAAAACGGGTGAGCCGGGAATAAGACGGAGGCTGAGCGAAATCCTTGCAGAGCCGCCAGAAGTGACCAACCAGGCCACGCGGGCCGGCGACGAGGAAACGCCCGAGCGCTTCAATTCGGTCATCACCTTTCCTCACTTCCTGCTCCATGTATTGCGTGTGGAGACCGGGAAGAAAATTCCGTTGGATGACAAGCGCTTGCTTTCCACTTTCGAAGAGTTTGTGTTCAGGTCCGACGATCCGGCTGGGCACATCAAACGCTTCGTCTACAGCTTGCTTCGCTGCAAGTACCTGTACGACCACTACATCATCAAGCGAGAGTTTCTCAGGGGGACGGATGGCTGGAGCCTCAAGCGGCTCACGTGCAACACGTCCGATGGCAAGACCAGGCGCAGCCAGTACGTCAACACCTTCGGCGCCGAAGAGGGGGACGACCTGATCAACCGCCGAATCCTCATGCTGCTTTCGGCGTTTCACGTTTCAACGCCGACGCTTGTCTACAAACATTGGCTGAGCGCGGCGCTGCACTACCTGTTCATGGCTGAACGCATCGAGGTGGGGGCCTACCTGTCACACCTTGAGTCGGTGGCTAGGGCGTTCGTCTTCGATCGCTTCCTAGCTGAGCAGCCAGCCGAGTACGACGACATGATTTTCCAACGGGGCGGCAGATGTCAGGCCCGACCTGCCTCCATTTCGTCAGAGGGGATACGGTGCCGGCTTTCCTTCGGCAGCATTGAAAACAACCTGGTCTTCAACTACCTCGACTACCTGCTTTGGAACAAGCGCAAGGGCGAGGATCCGCAAGTACGCGATTTCGAGTTCACCTTCCGCAGTTCGGTGGAGCACCACTACCCGCGTAATCCACTGACCGGACTTGCCCGCTTGGAGGGGACTGTGCTCGATTCGTTCGGCAACCTGTGCCTGATCAGCCACAGCAAGAATTCTCGCCTGAGCAATTTCACACCCGAGGGGAAAAAGGAGTTTTACGCGGCCAATGCCCCGGACAGCATCAAGCAATATCTGATGATGAAGCACGTGTCCTGGAATGTGGACACCATCCGGGAGCATGGAGATGCGATGATTGACGTCTTGATGTCCGACCTCGCCAGCTGTGATCAGAATTGA